A genomic segment from SAR202 cluster bacterium encodes:
- the fabF gene encoding beta-ketoacyl-ACP synthase II — protein sequence MSRRVVVTGIGLISPVGVNRDATWQGLVAGRSGIDTISSFNPEGLETTIAGEVKGFAPTQHIGRKEAGKMDRFAQLAVVAAMEAVQHAGLKIDASNAERVSVMIASGIGGIITLSEQIGVLESKGASRVSPFLVPKMLPDMASGQVSMTLGAKGPNFSTVSACSSGGDAIGTAMEFLRLGIADVVLAGGAEAAICPIGVAGFNACKALSRRNNEPRKASRPFDAQRDGFVLGEGSGVLVLETLEHAVKRGAQPIAELVGYGSTSDAHHITQPAPGGEGGARAMNIALDKAHMKPVDIDYVNAHGTSTPINDKFETAAMKTVFGAEAAKIRISSTKSMTGHLLGASGALEAGISVLSIANGVIPPTINLEEPDPECDLDYTPHMARRGRVRTAMSNSFGFGGHNVSLIFKEFAE from the coding sequence ATGAGCCGTCGAGTGGTGGTCACAGGTATCGGCCTGATCAGCCCCGTGGGGGTGAACAGGGACGCTACCTGGCAGGGACTCGTTGCGGGCAGGTCCGGAATCGATACGATAAGCTCATTCAACCCTGAAGGGCTTGAGACCACCATCGCCGGAGAGGTGAAGGGGTTCGCCCCTACCCAGCACATCGGCCGAAAAGAGGCGGGCAAGATGGACAGGTTCGCCCAGCTCGCCGTCGTGGCCGCGATGGAGGCTGTCCAGCACGCCGGCCTGAAAATAGACGCGTCCAACGCCGAGCGTGTTTCGGTGATGATCGCCAGCGGCATCGGAGGGATCATTACGCTCTCTGAGCAGATCGGCGTGCTCGAGTCCAAGGGGGCTTCCAGGGTTAGCCCATTTCTTGTGCCCAAGATGCTGCCTGACATGGCGTCCGGGCAGGTCTCTATGACGCTGGGGGCCAAGGGACCGAATTTTTCGACTGTTTCCGCATGCTCCAGCGGAGGGGATGCCATCGGCACCGCGATGGAGTTCCTGCGGCTGGGCATCGCAGACGTGGTGCTGGCCGGGGGCGCGGAGGCTGCGATCTGCCCTATCGGCGTGGCCGGGTTCAACGCCTGCAAGGCGCTCTCCCGGCGGAACAATGAGCCGCGAAAGGCATCCAGGCCATTCGATGCGCAGCGGGACGGCTTTGTGCTGGGCGAAGGCTCCGGCGTGCTGGTGCTGGAGACTCTTGAGCACGCCGTCAAGCGCGGCGCGCAGCCGATCGCAGAGCTGGTGGGGTACGGGTCCACTTCGGACGCGCACCACATAACGCAGCCCGCGCCCGGCGGCGAGGGCGGCGCGAGGGCGATGAACATAGCGCTTGACAAGGCGCACATGAAGCCCGTGGACATTGACTACGTGAACGCTCACGGGACCTCTACGCCCATAAACGACAAGTTCGAGACGGCGGCGATGAAGACCGTCTTCGGCGCAGAAGCGGCGAAGATCCGGATCAGCTCCACCAAGTCGATGACCGGGCACCTCCTGGGCGCGAGCGGAGCGCTGGAGGCGGGCATATCCGTCCTCTCCATCGCCAACGGCGTCATACCGCCGACGATAAACCTGGAGGAGCCGGACCCGGAGTGCGACCTGGACTATACCCCCCACATGGCCCGTCGTGGGAGGGTGAGGACGGCGATGAGCAACTCGTTCGGCTTCGGCGGCCACAACGTGAGCCTAATCTTCAAGGAGTTCGCAGAGTAG
- a CDS encoding NrdH-redoxin: MSSEKIVVFGAMWCGDCRRAKSFFDSFNVPYEWVDVDADPSAAQKVIEINRGMRSIPTIIFPDGSVLVEPSNLELARKLGIGASAGAYPVRP; encoded by the coding sequence ATGAGCAGCGAAAAGATAGTGGTCTTCGGCGCCATGTGGTGTGGGGACTGCAGGCGCGCCAAGAGCTTCTTCGACTCCTTCAACGTTCCCTACGAATGGGTCGATGTGGACGCTGATCCGAGCGCTGCGCAGAAAGTCATCGAGATAAATCGGGGGATGAGGAGCATACCCACGATCATCTTTCCTGATGGGTCCGTGCTGGTTGAGCCGTCCAACCTGGAGCTGGCAAGGAAGCTGGGTATAGGCGCGTCGGCCGGGGCCTATCCTGTGCGACCATAG
- a CDS encoding cyclase family protein codes for MQVYPGDPPVSVSRVKHVANGDPFTLTAISMGSHTGTHIDAPAHFFPAGSTVDDLPLDTVFGDAYVAELGPVVEITPEHLRAAAVPTGVQRLLLKTGADSTLSPEAAAAIVASGIKLVGIEGQSVDTVSEGRYSAHRTLLGSGVLVVENLDLSAVPQGYYVLVCLPIKLVGLDGAPARTVLIGVS; via the coding sequence ATGCAGGTGTATCCTGGAGACCCGCCCGTGTCCGTTTCCAGGGTAAAACACGTGGCGAACGGCGACCCGTTCACCCTGACGGCTATCTCGATGGGGTCTCACACGGGTACGCACATTGACGCTCCTGCCCATTTCTTCCCCGCGGGGTCCACCGTGGACGACCTGCCGTTGGATACGGTCTTCGGCGACGCATATGTGGCGGAGCTCGGTCCGGTGGTCGAAATCACCCCTGAGCACCTGCGGGCTGCGGCAGTGCCGACCGGCGTGCAGCGCCTACTTCTCAAGACCGGGGCGGACAGCACACTATCCCCGGAAGCGGCGGCGGCCATTGTCGCCTCCGGCATCAAGCTCGTCGGCATCGAAGGGCAGTCAGTCGACACCGTATCTGAAGGTCGCTACTCAGCGCACAGGACGCTCCTCGGTTCAGGCGTTCTCGTGGTTGAAAATCTGGACTTGTCCGCTGTGCCTCAGGGATACTACGTACTGGTATGCCTGCCGATTAAATTAGTCGGACTGGACGGTGCGCCGGCCAGGACAGTCCTGATTGGAGTCTCATGA
- the mtaB gene encoding tRNA (N(6)-L-threonylcarbamoyladenosine(37)-C(2))-methylthiotransferase MtaB produces MNPSATDQSQPTAAIETHGCKLNIADSAELAAQLMSAGYRLVGEDGPADVYIVNTCTVTHVADRKARKALRGARERNPTATVVATGCFAQRSPVALGKIPGVDIVAGNTAKPDLVQRIVEGGGRMAERPAAHPMTIAPRAFRTRATIKIQEGCDQVCAYCIVPRVRGRERSIPAGDIVSRISSHVAEGYMEIVLTGTQLGSYGFDLEGMDLKGLVRRILSECAMPRLRMSSLQAQEIGPDILALWSDSRLAPHFHIPLQSGSDAVLARMRRRYTASRYLEAVGLVRRSVPGVSITTDVIVGFPGETDADFEATFSLCERVGFAGIHVFPYSQRPGTSATHYVDQLDDGVKRERMARLLELAGRSAAEYRDGLFGAVRQVLWENPRLVNGEQHWAGLTDNYVRVIAPSPQDLGNRITGARLLRDSRDGVVAEVMG; encoded by the coding sequence TTGAACCCTTCCGCCACAGACCAAAGCCAGCCCACGGCAGCGATTGAGACGCACGGCTGCAAGCTGAACATCGCGGACTCCGCCGAGCTCGCTGCGCAGCTTATGAGCGCCGGCTACCGTCTCGTCGGCGAGGACGGGCCTGCGGATGTCTACATCGTGAACACATGCACTGTGACTCACGTTGCGGACCGCAAGGCGCGGAAGGCGCTTCGCGGCGCGCGGGAGCGCAACCCCACGGCAACCGTGGTCGCCACCGGGTGTTTTGCCCAACGGTCTCCGGTGGCGCTGGGAAAGATACCGGGGGTGGATATCGTCGCCGGCAACACGGCCAAGCCGGACCTGGTGCAACGCATCGTGGAAGGCGGAGGCCGGATGGCGGAACGCCCGGCCGCGCATCCTATGACGATCGCTCCGCGTGCCTTTCGGACGCGCGCGACGATCAAGATACAGGAAGGGTGCGACCAGGTCTGCGCGTACTGCATTGTGCCCAGGGTGCGCGGCAGGGAGCGCAGCATACCAGCGGGCGACATTGTATCGCGCATTTCCTCCCACGTGGCGGAAGGGTACATGGAGATTGTTCTCACCGGGACTCAACTCGGCTCGTATGGCTTCGACCTCGAAGGGATGGACTTGAAGGGCCTTGTGCGACGCATCCTCAGCGAATGCGCCATGCCCAGGCTGCGCATGTCTTCTCTTCAGGCGCAGGAGATTGGGCCAGACATACTGGCCCTCTGGTCGGACAGCCGTCTCGCCCCGCACTTTCACATTCCCCTCCAGAGCGGCAGCGACGCCGTTCTGGCCCGCATGCGCCGCCGCTACACAGCCTCCAGATACCTCGAGGCGGTAGGCCTCGTCAGGCGGAGTGTTCCGGGAGTCTCCATCACCACAGACGTCATTGTTGGCTTTCCAGGCGAGACTGATGCCGATTTTGAGGCGACGTTCAGCCTGTGCGAGCGAGTGGGTTTCGCGGGAATTCATGTATTCCCGTACTCTCAAAGGCCCGGAACAAGCGCGACGCATTACGTTGACCAGCTTGACGATGGGGTGAAGCGGGAGCGCATGGCGCGGCTGCTGGAGCTCGCCGGCCGGAGCGCGGCAGAGTACCGCGACGGACTTTTCGGCGCCGTTCGGCAGGTCCTTTGGGAAAACCCGAGGCTTGTGAACGGCGAGCAGCACTGGGCTGGCCTCACGGACAACTATGTTCGCGTGATTGCTCCATCCCCGCAAGACCTGGGCAACCGCATCACCGGCGCCAGGCTCCTGCGTGACTCCAGGGACGGCGTTGTGGCTGAAGTGATGGGTTAG
- a CDS encoding MBL fold metallo-hydrolase, whose amino-acid sequence MKVGTTLVNIVSDGTYLMDGGAVFGQLPRAVWELHVRPDRKNRIRLGINSLLVQMPGLNVLVDTGAGTKQLNRFKDDYSLNGNKLLREIKKHGLTARDIDVVVMTNLLFDQSGGCSKLDRSGDAVPTFPKAKYIVQKQAWEQAANPNERAAGSYFKDDFAPLSDGGVLKLVEGDTEIAPGVRTRLTGGPTSGHQIVLVEIGSARIAYVGKLMPTQYHVDLTCISAMDHDPNQTLDRKKELLKMALAGGWLLIFGNSSETCGAYIEQRNGKTTLQTVNI is encoded by the coding sequence TTGAAGGTCGGCACAACCCTCGTCAACATTGTCAGCGACGGCACGTACCTGATGGACGGGGGCGCTGTGTTCGGCCAGCTTCCGAGGGCGGTGTGGGAGCTGCACGTCCGGCCGGACCGCAAGAACCGCATACGTCTCGGCATCAACTCGCTTCTTGTCCAGATGCCGGGCTTGAACGTGCTGGTCGACACCGGGGCGGGCACCAAGCAGCTGAACAGGTTCAAGGATGACTACAGCCTCAACGGCAACAAGCTGCTTCGTGAGATAAAAAAACACGGTCTGACCGCCAGGGATATCGACGTGGTCGTGATGACCAACCTGCTTTTCGACCAGAGCGGCGGATGCAGCAAACTCGATCGTTCCGGGGACGCAGTACCGACCTTCCCTAAAGCCAAGTACATAGTGCAGAAACAGGCATGGGAACAGGCCGCCAACCCCAACGAAAGGGCGGCGGGAAGCTATTTTAAGGATGACTTCGCTCCCCTTTCAGACGGTGGAGTGTTGAAGCTTGTGGAAGGCGACACCGAGATTGCCCCCGGCGTACGGACGAGGCTCACCGGCGGTCCGACGAGCGGCCACCAGATCGTGCTCGTGGAGATCGGAAGCGCCCGCATAGCCTATGTGGGCAAGCTCATGCCCACCCAATACCACGTTGATCTGACTTGCATCTCCGCCATGGACCACGACCCCAACCAGACACTGGACAGGAAGAAGGAACTACTGAAAATGGCCCTGGCCGGTGGCTGGCTCCTCATCTTCGGCAATTCCTCGGAAACGTGCGGCGCTTACATAGAGCAGCGTAACGGCAAAACAACTCTCCAAACGGTTAACATCTAA
- a CDS encoding aminotransferase class III-fold pyridoxal phosphate-dependent enzyme: MTGRRVTPREQDTIKRAKKFLPGGSTGNMFAEVIIDRGQGSHVWDISGNEYVDYLLGSGPMVIGHAHPEVTSAVMTQVPKGSTFFAMSEPSIQLAEEIAKAVPCAQKVRYTSTGTEATLYAMRAARAYRKKDKVLKFEGGFHGMNDYSLMSLAPANPKDYPHPVPDTPGIPKSIQNEVLIAPFNNIETTSAIIDKHHNELGGVIVEPFQRLLPPKPGFLQGLREITQRYGIPLIFDEIVTGFRFSYGGAQEYYGVTPDMCTLGKVVAGGYPLAAVAGRDEIMKHFDPSSVAKGEQMVQIGTLNGNPIACAAGLATLKVLKKPGTYEKLFANGKRIREGLQSALNEAEIPAKVVGEDPLFDVFFTTEDVYDYRSGLKADKPKLLRWNKMLMDRGIFRGDTKFYVSAVHTDADIKQTVDAFRSTLSELQ; encoded by the coding sequence ATGACTGGGCGAAGGGTTACTCCTAGAGAGCAAGATACCATTAAAAGGGCGAAGAAATTTCTGCCCGGCGGCAGCACGGGCAATATGTTCGCCGAGGTCATCATCGACCGTGGCCAGGGCAGCCATGTCTGGGATATCAGCGGCAACGAGTACGTGGACTATCTTCTCGGCTCCGGCCCCATGGTGATCGGGCACGCCCACCCCGAAGTCACCTCAGCTGTAATGACGCAGGTGCCCAAGGGCTCCACCTTCTTTGCCATGAGCGAGCCCTCCATTCAGCTCGCCGAAGAGATTGCGAAGGCCGTGCCTTGCGCCCAGAAGGTGCGCTATACGAGCACAGGCACCGAAGCTACCCTCTACGCGATGCGCGCCGCCAGGGCCTACCGGAAGAAGGACAAGGTCCTGAAGTTCGAGGGCGGCTTCCACGGGATGAACGACTACTCCCTGATGAGCCTGGCCCCCGCCAACCCGAAGGACTACCCGCACCCCGTGCCTGACACTCCGGGCATACCGAAGTCGATACAGAACGAGGTGCTGATCGCGCCATTCAACAACATTGAGACCACGTCTGCGATCATCGACAAGCACCACAACGAGCTTGGCGGCGTGATCGTCGAGCCGTTCCAGCGATTGCTCCCCCCGAAGCCGGGCTTCCTCCAGGGGCTGCGGGAAATCACTCAGCGATACGGCATCCCCCTGATTTTCGACGAGATCGTGACCGGCTTTCGGTTCTCCTACGGCGGCGCCCAGGAGTATTACGGCGTGACGCCGGACATGTGCACGCTCGGCAAGGTAGTCGCGGGCGGCTACCCGTTGGCCGCCGTTGCGGGCCGTGACGAGATCATGAAACACTTCGATCCGTCATCCGTTGCCAAGGGCGAGCAGATGGTCCAGATCGGCACCCTTAACGGCAACCCGATCGCCTGCGCGGCAGGGCTTGCCACGCTGAAGGTGCTCAAAAAGCCGGGCACATACGAGAAGCTTTTTGCCAACGGCAAGAGGATCCGCGAAGGTCTCCAGAGCGCGCTCAACGAGGCGGAGATCCCAGCAAAGGTGGTGGGCGAGGACCCGCTCTTCGACGTGTTCTTCACCACCGAGGACGTGTACGACTACCGCTCAGGCCTGAAGGCGGACAAGCCCAAGCTCCTGAGGTGGAACAAGATGCTCATGGACCGCGGAATCTTCCGGGGCGATACGAAATTCTACGTCTCGGCTGTTCACACGGACGCAGACATCAAGCAGACGGTCGACGCATTCCGCTCAACGCTTTCTGAGCTTCAATAG